One segment of Solanum stenotomum isolate F172 chromosome 1, ASM1918654v1, whole genome shotgun sequence DNA contains the following:
- the LOC125841165 gene encoding uncharacterized protein LOC125841165, translated as MKHFSHSHAVELSEVQETEEIICSGCEDKLCGTAYKCTKRNCEFTLHKSCFELPKKLQHDSHPNHPLTLYPTLPERDSMYFGCNACGEEPKSFVYECLKCNFSLHAKCATSWPETVTREDHQHSLAIQYQWPFSSDEYVNIFCEVCCGLCNDSKWLYYCGECKFGTHLKCATVKKEDGSNLENEEEEEEEEEEEEGYENMSDEQKLLMLTIKAQGQQARLNFQTQMAYMNAQTMANMFRHRYY; from the coding sequence atgaagcattttAGCCACTCCCATGCCGTGGAACTCTCTGAAGTTCAAGAAACAGAGGAGATAATCTGCTCAGGTTGTGAGGATAAACTTTGTGGCACTGCTTACAAATGTACAAAACGAAATTGTGAATTTACCCTCCACAAATCGTGCTTCGAGTTACCAAAAAAACTACAACACGATTCCCATCCTAATCATCCTCTCACTTTGTACCCTACTTTACCCGAACGAGACTCCATGTATTTTGGTTGTAATGCTTGTGGTGAAGAACCAAAATCCTTTGTGTACGAATGCCTCAAATGCAACTTTAGTCTCCATGCTAAATGTGCTACATCTTGGCCTGAAACTGTGACTCGTGAGGATCATCAACACTCTCTTGCAATCCAATATCAATGGCCTTTTTCAAGTGACGAATATGTGAATATCTTTTGTGAGGTTTGTTGTGGACTTTGCAATGATAGCAAATGGCTTTATTATTGTGGCGAGTGTAAATTTGGCACGCACCTGAAATGCGCTACAGTTAAAAAGGAAGATGGTTCAAACCTTGAGaacgaagaagaagaggaagaggaagaggaagaggaggagggtTACGAGAATATGAGTGATGAGCAGAAATTGTTGATGCTGACGATCAAAGCTCAAGGTCAACAGGCAAGGCTTAATTTTCAAACTCAAATGGCATATATGAACGCCCAAACTATGGCCAATATGTTCCGTCATCGTTATTATTAA
- the LOC125863777 gene encoding uncharacterized protein LOC125863777, with protein MGREKRACQGKQHFSHPHILKPIVNPTETLTCNACEQPNITSNFYGCNTCQYYLHQNCLNAPRFLDHSSHPSHHLTLLPTPTYSNRSYTCKACASAGNGFSFSCARCEFDVHMHCALLPQTVFLSQHHHHDLVLIFESPFYDDADDESTVFVCDLCRDNVDLNNWFYYCADCDFGTHLECAISKSVSQQERPKLLGNKPRENPVVIRKTEEVPIKNEKEINQEEEAEEEEENSNEMGRGKQTCQGKQHFSHPHILKPIVNPTETLTCNACEQPNITSNFYGCTTCQYYLHENCLNAPRFLHHSSHPSHHLTLLPVPTYSNRSYTCKACGSAGNGCSFSCACCDFDIHMQCALLPQTVVLPQQHHHELELIFESPYDDDADENTVFVCDVCHDNADLNNWLYYCADCDFGTHLKCAISKSVRQQEPKQRKRRGTNQDT; from the exons ATGGGAAGAGAGAAACGAGCTTGTCAAGGTAAACAACACTTCAGCCATCCACACATCTTGAAACCAATTGTCAATCCAACTGAAACTCTCACTTGCAATGCTTGTGAGCAACCAAACATTACTAGTAATTTCTATGGCTGCAATACCTGCCAATATTACCTCCACCAAAACTGCCTCAACGCTCCGCGTTTTCTTGATCATTCTTCTCATCCTTCTCACCACTTGACCCTTCTCCCAACTCCGACTTACTCGAATCGTTCTTACACTTGCAAGGCTTGTGCCTCTGCTGGAAATGGTTTTAGTTTTAGCTGTGCACGTTGTGAATTCGATGTCCACATGCACTGTGCTCTTTTGCCCCAAACTGTCTTCCTGTCCCAGCACCATCATCATGATCTTGTGCTCATATTTGAATCCCCTTTTTATGATGATGCCGATGATGAAAGCACCGTTTTTGTTTGTGATCTCTGTCGCGACAATGTTGATCTTAATAACTGGTTTTATTATTGTGCTGATTGTGATTTTGGTACACATCTCGAATGTGCCATTTCCAAATCTGTCAGCCAACAAGAACGTCCAAAACTGTTGGGCAACAAACCAAGAGAAAATCCTGTAGTAATCAGGAAAACAGAGGAGGTACCCATCAAGAACGAAAAAGAAATCAATCAAGAAGAAGAGgcagaggaagaagaagaa AATTCCAACGAAATGGGAAGAGGAAAGCAGACATGTCAAGGTAAACAACACTTCAGTCATCCACACATCTTGAAACCAATTGTCAATCCAACTGAAACTCTTACTTGCAATGCTTGTGAGCAACCAAACATTACTAGTAACTTCTATGGCTGCACTACCTGCCAATATTACCTCCACGAAAACTGCCTCAACGCTCCGCGTTTTCTCCATCACTCATCTCATCCATCCCACCACTTAACCCTTCTCCCAGTTCCAACTTACTCGAATCGTTCTTATACTTGCAAGGCTTGTGGCTCTGCTGGCAATGGTTGTAGCTTTAGCTGTGCCTGTTGCGACTTTGATATCCATATGCAATGTGCCCTTTTGCCCCAAACTGTTGTCCTTCCCCAGCAACATCATCATGAACTTGAACTCATTTTTGAATCCCCTTATGATGATGACGCCGATGAAAACACTGTTTTTGTTTGTGATGTCTGTCACGACAATGCAGATCTTAATAACTGGTTGTATTATTGTGCTGATTGTGATTTTGGCACACATCTAAAATGTGCCATTTCCAAATCTGTCAGACAACAAGAACCGAAACAGAGGAAAAGAAGAGGAACCAATCaagatacatga
- the LOC125878476 gene encoding uncharacterized protein LOC125878476 yields the protein MARFARGRGRGRRGGRGRGRGNVEGVRDNFAVVSSVNINPSHRPTLDQASQPQAQPAGIPEAIQCTSPGFRTPGTSQRQLSGSQLSRNMEGSVHPSSENLNNDEVSCGKSKKGRGKYRSINVEMKTKYGSKITVHIPDDIDRAVGPGARDIVNYCGLTMRSTISFRDGDWATIFAKDGETMWLKVKEKFEVGGGRGENVLQGFVASTMKRLFRTWKTRLHAEYLRYNTDEERLSHPPKDVVPEDWEFLIQYFGSQTFKAKSERNKINRKKQTTKHLCGSKSFAEVEESTRDPLTGEKAPPHRIWELQHTRKNDKGELLWSDQQSQQIHGQIQELVVQQQYEQNENPMSGDKILATVLGERTGYVRGKGYGKTPLKKSRMQHEYLGSSLSSAIEGVRQEMQADMDRKFQEEREQMRAEMDKMFQARMEEERRQMRVEIDKRIQDQMVANLMVGMQQGQGSSTARVSKGKKQKSPEVSWGVKRKRK from the exons ATGGCAAGATTTGCacgaggtagaggtagaggtcGGCGAGGTGGAAGGGGCCGTGGGCGTGGTAATGTTGAAGGAGTACGTGATAATTTTGCAGTGGTGTCATCCGTAAATATTAATCCATCACATAGACCTACACTTGATCAAGCATCTCAGCCACAAGCACAACCAGCAGGGATTCCTGAAGCAATTCAGTGTACTTCTCCAGGCTTTCGGACCCCTGGAACAAGTCAAAGACAATTGTCGGGGTCACAATTATCAAGGAATATGGAAGGAAGTGTACATCCCTCTTCAGAGAATTTAAATAACgatgaag TTTCTTGCGGCAAATCTAAGAAAGGTAGGGGAAAATATAGATCCATAAACGTGGAAATGAAGACCAAATATGGTAGCAAAATCACAGTTCATATTCCGGATGACATTGATAGAGCTGTAGGTCCGGGGGCTAGAgatattgtcaattattgtggcTTGACCATGAGGAGCACTATCTCGTTTAGAGATGGTGATTGGGCTACAATTTTTGCAAAAGATGGAGAAACAATGTGGCTGAAAGTGAAG GAGAAATTTGAAGTAGGTGGTGGTAGGGGAGAGAATGTGTTACAAGGTTTTGTGGCCAGCACTATGAAAAGGCTTTTTAGAACGTGGAAGACTCGGTTGCATGCTGAATACTTGCGTTATAATACTGATGAGGAGAGACTGTCCCATCCGCCAAAAGATGTTGTGCCTGAGGATTGGGAATTTCTGATACAATATTTTGGAAGCCAGACGTTCAAG GCTAAAAGCgagagaaataaaataaacaggAAAAAGCAAACAACAAAGCATTTATGTGGTTCAAAGTCTTTTGCAGAAGTAGAGGAATCCACG AGAGATCCTCTTACCGGAGAAAAGGCACCACCACATCGTATCTGGGAGCTCCAACATACGCGTAAGAATGATAAAGGAGAACTGTTGTGGTCAGATCAACAATCTCAACAAATTCAC GGCCAGATCCAGGAACTTGTGGTTCAACAGCAATATGAACAAAACGAGAATCCAATGTCTGGAGATAAGATTTTAGCTACTGTACTTGGCGAGAGAACAGGCTATGTCCGTGGAAAAGGTTATGGAAAGACGCCTCTTAAAAAGAGCCGCATGCAACATGAGTACTTGGGATCTAGCCTGTCTTCTGCAATAGAAGGTGTGCGCCAAGAGATGCAAGCTGACATGGATCGTAAGTTTCAAGAGGAACGTGAACAAATGCGAGCTGAAATGGACAAAATGTTTCAAGCACGGATGGAAGAGGAGCGCAGACAAATGCGAGTAGAAATAGACAAAAGGATCCAAGATCAGATGGTGGCTAATTTAATGGTTGGAATGCAACAG GGTCAAGGTTCTTCAACTGCCCGAGTTAGCAAAGGCAAAAAGCAAAAAAGCCCTGAAGTCAGTTGGGGTGTCAAGCGTAAGCGTAAGTAA